The Saprospiraceae bacterium genome includes a window with the following:
- the queG gene encoding tRNA epoxyqueuosine(34) reductase QueG: MGFLMCHIAKAEFMTEEARRLDDWLRQDYHGDMSYMTNHFDKRVDPRLLVPGAKSVISLAYNYYTDLKQSDPDAPRISMYAYGKDYHKVVRKKLQILFEWMKSTYGEIDGRVFVDSAPVLERDWARRSGLGWIGKNTMVINPKKGSWFFLAEIITDLEMTYDHTISDYCGTCTRCIEACPTEAIHKDGYIMDGSKCISYLTIELKNNLPIEYKARMENWMFGCDICQQVCPWNRFAETHSEPAFMPKDRMITMSKEEWKDLSEPLFDELFAGSAVKRTKYEGLKRNIRFLKE; the protein is encoded by the coding sequence ATGGGATTTTTGATGTGTCATATTGCAAAAGCGGAGTTTATGACTGAAGAGGCCAGAAGATTGGACGATTGGCTTAGGCAGGATTACCACGGCGATATGTCCTATATGACCAATCATTTTGATAAAAGAGTCGATCCGCGATTGCTGGTGCCCGGTGCAAAAAGTGTGATTTCTCTCGCTTACAATTATTATACTGATCTAAAACAATCTGATCCGGATGCCCCCAGAATATCTATGTACGCTTATGGTAAGGATTATCACAAAGTAGTCAGAAAAAAGCTGCAGATCTTGTTTGAATGGATGAAATCTACATACGGAGAAATAGATGGACGTGTATTTGTGGATTCAGCTCCGGTATTGGAGAGAGATTGGGCTCGCAGAAGCGGACTCGGATGGATAGGAAAAAACACCATGGTCATCAACCCTAAAAAAGGCAGCTGGTTTTTTCTTGCTGAAATCATCACCGATCTTGAGATGACGTACGATCACACTATCTCCGATTATTGCGGTACTTGTACCAGATGTATAGAAGCTTGTCCGACAGAAGCCATTCATAAGGATGGATATATTATGGACGGCAGCAAGTGTATCTCATATCTTACTATTGAGCTTAAAAATAATCTACCTATCGAGTACAAAGCAAGGATGGAAAACTGGATGTTCGGATGTGACATATGTCAACAGGTATGTCCCTGGAACAGATTTGCAGAAACGCACTCAGAACCCGCATTTATGCCCAAAGATAGGATGATCACCATGTCAAAGGAAGAGTGGAAGGACTTATCAGAGCCTCTTTTTGACGAGTTATTTGCCGGAAGTGCTGTAAAAAGAACAAAATATGAGGGGCTGAAAAGAAATATCAGATTTTTGAAGGAATAA
- the apaG gene encoding Co2+/Mg2+ efflux protein ApaG translates to MYSEITEDISISVIPKYEPSESNPAIGKFIYSYQVTIENLSKDTVKLISRHWYIYDSIQEKREVKGEGVVGVQPELKPGENFQYMSWCPLHSPIGKMYGHYLFVNLTKKTSFKVIIPEFILVSDFKLN, encoded by the coding sequence ATTTATAGTGAAATAACTGAGGATATCAGCATCAGTGTCATACCTAAATATGAACCATCTGAATCCAATCCTGCTATTGGTAAATTTATCTACTCATATCAGGTCACCATAGAAAATTTAAGCAAAGATACGGTAAAACTTATATCCCGTCACTGGTATATCTACGACTCCATACAGGAAAAAAGAGAAGTCAAAGGTGAAGGGGTAGTAGGTGTACAACCGGAATTAAAACCAGGAGAAAACTTTCAGTATATGTCCTGGTGCCCCCTTCACAGCCCCATAGGCAAGATGTATGGTCATTATCTTTTTGTCAATCTAACAAAAAAAACTTCCTTCAAAGTCATCATTCCTGAATTTATACTTGTTTCTGATTTTAAACTCAATTGA
- the gmk gene encoding guanylate kinase has translation MAGASFQGKLFIFTAPSGAGKTTIVKHILKKYDHLGFSVSATTRDKRAHETHGQDYYFMTVDEFKKKMADGAFIEWEEVYSDQFYGTLKSEVDRIWGQGKHLVFDIDVRGAKNIKSIYGDRCMAVFVRPPSVHTLVERLKNRNTETPESLEKRISKVKKEMEYENCFDFTLVNDLLEVSFIEAEHIVETFSQRTPVND, from the coding sequence ATGGCAGGCGCATCTTTTCAGGGAAAACTATTCATATTTACAGCTCCATCAGGCGCAGGAAAAACAACGATCGTAAAACACATCTTAAAAAAATACGATCATCTTGGATTTTCAGTATCCGCTACTACACGTGACAAAAGAGCACATGAAACCCACGGACAGGATTACTACTTTATGACTGTAGATGAATTTAAAAAGAAAATGGCAGACGGTGCATTTATCGAATGGGAGGAAGTGTATAGCGATCAGTTTTATGGAACTCTGAAGTCTGAAGTAGACAGAATTTGGGGACAAGGCAAACATCTTGTTTTTGATATTGATGTCAGAGGGGCCAAAAATATAAAAAGTATATATGGAGACAGATGTATGGCGGTATTTGTCAGACCTCCTTCAGTGCATACACTTGTTGAAAGACTAAAAAACAGAAATACAGAGACTCCTGAAAGCCTCGAAAAAAGAATAAGCAAGGTCAAAAAAGAAATGGAATACGAAAACTGTTTTGATTTTACTCTTGTTAATGATTTACTTGAAGTTTCGTTTATTGAAGCCGAACATATCGTTGAGACTTTTTCACAAAGAACTCCTGTAAATGACTGA
- a CDS encoding YicC family protein translates to MILSMTGFGQGKENYSGKVIRVEIKSLNARSTEIRCKLPAAFRDREMDIRKKVLDALQRGKIDVTVSVDGIADEENTFINADAFKKYYKELNTLRIELNIADGDILQSILRIPNVIGQNDELADDEAFVVLNLAIDDAILSIRKFRVDEGEVLKTDLIERVQTIESHLKSIEPLEAGRIDKIKDRLKRNMEDFAAKLQVDHNRYEQEIVYYIEKLDINEEKVRLSQHCIYFMDELETKDDQKGRKLSFIAQEIGREINTIGAKAQDSEMQQYVVMMKDELEKLKEQLANIL, encoded by the coding sequence ATGATATTATCAATGACTGGCTTTGGTCAGGGAAAAGAAAACTATTCAGGAAAAGTGATCCGGGTAGAAATAAAATCTCTCAATGCCCGATCTACAGAAATCCGATGTAAACTTCCTGCTGCCTTCAGAGACAGAGAGATGGATATACGCAAAAAAGTCCTGGATGCTCTGCAAAGAGGAAAGATCGACGTCACTGTATCCGTTGACGGTATTGCTGATGAAGAAAACACCTTTATCAATGCGGATGCTTTCAAAAAATACTATAAAGAACTGAATACCCTCCGTATCGAGCTGAATATCGCAGACGGCGACATACTTCAGTCTATACTCCGAATACCCAATGTGATCGGTCAAAATGACGAACTTGCCGATGATGAAGCTTTTGTCGTGCTCAATTTGGCGATCGATGATGCTATTTTGTCCATAAGAAAATTCAGAGTGGATGAAGGAGAAGTATTAAAAACTGATTTGATAGAAAGAGTGCAGACTATCGAATCTCATCTTAAATCTATTGAACCACTCGAGGCTGGCAGAATTGATAAAATAAAAGACCGCCTCAAAAGGAATATGGAAGACTTTGCTGCCAAACTTCAGGTAGATCATAATCGATATGAACAGGAAATCGTCTACTACATTGAAAAATTGGACATCAATGAAGAAAAAGTGCGTCTTTCACAGCACTGTATCTATTTCATGGATGAGCTCGAAACCAAAGATGACCAGAAGGGAAGAAAACTTTCGTTTATAGCTCAGGAGATAGGTAGAGAAATCAATACTATCGGTGCCAAAGCCCAGGATTCCGAAATGCAACAATACGTAGTAATGATGAAAGACGAACTCGAAAAACTGAAAGAACAATTGGCAAATATCTTGTAA
- a CDS encoding integration host factor subunit beta, which produces MRKADLVNIITEKTGVPKVDVLVTLEMFFKEVKSSLSDGENVYVRGFGSFVIKKRAKKIGRHIKKNKSIEIPEHFIPSFKPAKVFVDQVKANVDSLPEDDGDDD; this is translated from the coding sequence ATGCGAAAAGCAGACTTAGTCAACATAATCACTGAAAAAACAGGAGTTCCAAAGGTAGATGTATTAGTTACCTTGGAGATGTTTTTTAAAGAAGTAAAAAGCTCACTTTCTGATGGTGAGAATGTGTATGTAAGAGGTTTTGGATCTTTTGTCATCAAAAAAAGAGCAAAAAAAATAGGCAGACACATCAAGAAAAATAAGTCTATAGAAATACCTGAGCACTTCATACCTTCATTCAAGCCTGCTAAAGTATTTGTTGATCAGGTGAAAGCCAATGTGGATTCGCTTCCTGAGGATGATGGTGATGATGATTAA
- a CDS encoding Rne/Rng family ribonuclease produces MDKELIIKSTLSDVEIALLEGSRLVEIHRQKTNNNSTVGDIFLGCAKKLMPGLNAGFMDIGHRKDAFLHYTDLGPQINSLIKYTDSVMKGSYNSPLLENFVLEQDNPKTGKIDQVFARNAHVLVQVLKEPISTKGPRLSCELTIPGRYVVLTPFSDIVAVSKKISSGEERKRLKVLVESIKPKNFGVIVRTAAEGKKVADLHNDIRELEEKWKTIFHQLKKTKSPDKILSEIDKTSSILRDILNDNFNKIIVDDKEMHQSIKEYLQSIAPDKVKILQQYKGSRHIFDNFDINRQIKASFGKTSTMSSGAYIVIEHTEAMHVIDVNSGPKTQKRDQEDAAMAVNLEAAEEIARQLRLRDIGGLIIVDFIDMRTSENKTSLYNKMKDFMQGDRAQHTILPLSKFGLMQITRQRTRPEVNIDTTELCPTCLGTGKVNPSILVIDNIQRDIEYIIQSRPKSKFRLDTNQFIYAYLKSGWPSIQMKWFIKYKKWISLGQNTDYHLFEYKFYDEANDEIRLS; encoded by the coding sequence GTGGATAAGGAATTGATTATCAAATCAACACTTTCAGATGTGGAAATTGCACTTCTTGAAGGCTCACGGCTCGTAGAGATACACCGTCAAAAAACCAACAATAATTCAACAGTAGGTGATATTTTTCTGGGATGTGCCAAAAAACTGATGCCGGGTCTCAACGCCGGTTTTATGGATATCGGTCACAGAAAGGATGCATTTCTTCATTATACGGATCTCGGACCTCAGATCAACTCTCTGATCAAGTATACAGATTCAGTCATGAAGGGCAGTTATAACAGCCCGCTATTGGAAAATTTTGTACTGGAACAGGACAATCCCAAAACAGGTAAGATTGATCAGGTTTTTGCCAGAAATGCGCATGTACTGGTACAAGTACTCAAAGAACCCATATCAACTAAAGGACCGAGACTGAGCTGTGAACTAACTATACCCGGCAGATATGTTGTACTGACCCCATTTTCTGATATTGTAGCTGTATCGAAAAAGATTAGTTCAGGAGAGGAAAGAAAAAGATTGAAAGTGCTGGTCGAGAGTATCAAACCAAAAAACTTTGGAGTCATAGTACGTACAGCTGCCGAAGGCAAAAAAGTAGCTGACCTGCATAATGATATCAGAGAGCTTGAAGAAAAATGGAAAACCATATTCCACCAGCTAAAAAAGACCAAATCTCCCGATAAGATACTCAGTGAAATAGATAAAACATCTTCGATACTTCGTGACATACTCAATGATAATTTTAATAAAATCATCGTGGATGATAAAGAAATGCATCAAAGTATCAAAGAATACCTGCAATCTATAGCTCCTGATAAAGTAAAAATATTGCAGCAATATAAGGGCTCAAGACATATTTTTGACAATTTTGATATCAACAGGCAGATCAAGGCATCTTTTGGTAAGACATCTACTATGAGTTCGGGAGCGTATATCGTCATAGAGCACACGGAAGCCATGCATGTGATAGATGTAAATAGTGGACCCAAGACCCAGAAAAGAGATCAGGAAGATGCTGCGATGGCTGTAAATCTGGAAGCTGCCGAAGAGATAGCGAGGCAGCTAAGGTTGAGAGACATTGGTGGGCTGATCATCGTGGACTTTATAGATATGCGGACATCAGAAAACAAAACAAGTCTCTACAATAAGATGAAAGATTTCATGCAGGGAGACAGAGCGCAGCATACTATATTACCATTAAGTAAGTTTGGACTAATGCAGATCACGCGGCAACGTACAAGGCCGGAAGTCAACATTGATACTACAGAGTTGTGTCCTACATGCCTGGGTACAGGCAAGGTCAATCCTTCCATACTGGTGATAGACAATATTCAGAGAGATATCGAGTATATCATCCAGTCCAGACCTAAATCCAAATTCAGACTGGACACCAATCAGTTTATATATGCTTACCTGAAGAGTGGGTGGCCAAGCATCCAGATGAAATGGTTTATAAAATACAAAAAATGGATTTCATTGGGCCAAAACACAGATTATCATCTCTTTGAATACAAATTTTATGATGAAGCAAATGATGAGATAAGATTGTCTTAG
- a CDS encoding AAA family ATPase, whose translation MDTKLIGRQRELGDIDRYVSDQKSHFIAVYGRRRVGKTFLIRKAFQDQFTFYTTGIAKGSLKEQLATFSIALKKYFGNETMSTPKTWIDAFTFLIEQLEADPSKKKVIFLDELPWMDNRNSKFINALEYFWNSWASGRPDILLIVCGSSASWMMNKLIKNKGGLYNRVTGKIKLNPFTLHETKQYLESLGCQYDEFQCIQAYMCFGGIPFYLSHFNKDWSASQNINKLCFAENALFRSEYYVLYQSLFDNPENHIAIVEAIASKNKGILRSEIVKRSGITDGGGLTRILTELEESGFIRKYYNFNKTSREAVYQLTDLFSLFHLSFLSKLQINDGNSWLNMINTPKQNTWSGYAFEILCILHTHEIKRELGIDGILSNISTWQNKAAQIDLIIDRSDNVINVIEIKFSNSEYTITKDYDTKLRNKLNEFKESTKTRKALWLVMLTTFGLKNGPYNGIVQKSLTSDIFFQPKKDDLRSYL comes from the coding sequence ATGGATACGAAGTTAATTGGGCGACAAAGAGAATTGGGCGACATTGATAGGTATGTCTCTGATCAGAAATCACATTTTATTGCGGTATATGGAAGGCGCAGGGTAGGAAAAACATTTTTGATTCGTAAAGCTTTTCAGGACCAGTTTACATTTTATACTACTGGAATTGCAAAAGGTTCACTAAAAGAACAATTGGCAACATTTAGCATTGCATTAAAAAAATATTTTGGTAATGAAACGATGTCTACGCCTAAAACCTGGATAGATGCTTTTACCTTCCTTATAGAGCAATTAGAAGCTGACCCTTCAAAGAAGAAAGTAATCTTCCTTGACGAATTACCTTGGATGGACAATCGAAATTCTAAGTTTATTAATGCCTTAGAGTACTTTTGGAATAGTTGGGCAAGTGGCAGGCCGGATATATTGCTCATCGTTTGCGGCTCATCAGCATCATGGATGATGAATAAATTGATCAAAAACAAGGGCGGATTATACAATAGAGTCACGGGAAAAATCAAACTGAACCCATTTACTTTACATGAAACTAAACAGTATCTCGAGTCCTTGGGATGTCAATATGATGAATTCCAATGCATTCAGGCTTACATGTGTTTTGGTGGCATACCATTTTATCTTTCACATTTTAATAAAGACTGGAGTGCGTCACAAAATATCAATAAGCTATGTTTTGCAGAAAATGCCCTTTTCAGAAGTGAATATTACGTACTGTATCAATCACTCTTTGATAATCCTGAAAATCACATCGCTATAGTAGAAGCTATCGCAAGTAAAAATAAAGGTATCCTGAGATCAGAAATTGTAAAACGTAGTGGCATTACAGATGGTGGCGGATTGACCCGAATTCTCACCGAACTGGAAGAGAGTGGATTCATCAGAAAGTATTATAATTTCAATAAAACATCCAGAGAAGCGGTATATCAGCTCACTGATTTATTTTCATTGTTTCATTTAAGCTTTTTGAGCAAGCTACAGATCAATGATGGAAATAGCTGGCTCAATATGATTAATACACCCAAACAGAATACGTGGTCTGGTTATGCTTTTGAGATTTTATGTATCCTACATACCCACGAAATAAAACGAGAACTGGGGATAGATGGCATATTATCTAATATTTCTACTTGGCAAAATAAGGCAGCACAAATAGATTTAATCATAGATCGCAGTGACAATGTGATTAATGTCATTGAAATCAAATTTTCGAATAGCGAATACACGATCACTAAAGATTACGACACTAAACTGCGAAATAAACTGAATGAATTTAAGGAAAGTACAAAGACAAGAAAAGCCCTGTGGTTAGTTATGCTCACCACATTTGGATTAAAAAATGGTCCTTATAATGGGATTGTTCAAAAATCTCTAACTTCTGATATTTTTTTCCAACCTAAAAAAGACGATTTAAGAAGTTACCTATGA
- a CDS encoding AAA family ATPase, producing MISARPYIKSVFFQEEETRNKRGYPYDIPSIKQCEDIRFHHDVTFFIGENGSGKSTLLEAIAIAYGFNPEGGTKSAQFEVHNTHSDLHREIKLSKSYKQPGDAYFLRAESFYNVATKAEEFGVLKSYGGKSLHEQSHGEAFLATLMHKLTGNGLYLLDEPEAALSPARQLTALSLIHQLVLQDSQFIIATHSPIIMAYPNARIYEFSAEGIKEINYEETDHYLITKSFLENPELSLKLLMENEED from the coding sequence ATGATTTCCGCTCGCCCATATATCAAATCGGTATTTTTTCAGGAAGAAGAAACAAGAAATAAGCGAGGCTATCCTTATGATATTCCTTCAATAAAACAGTGTGAAGATATCCGATTTCATCACGATGTGACCTTTTTTATTGGCGAAAATGGAAGTGGCAAAAGCACGCTTCTTGAAGCTATTGCTATTGCTTATGGGTTCAACCCTGAAGGTGGTACTAAATCTGCACAGTTTGAAGTGCACAATACACACTCTGACCTGCACCGGGAGATCAAACTTTCCAAAAGCTATAAACAACCCGGCGATGCTTACTTTCTGAGAGCGGAAAGTTTTTACAATGTAGCGACCAAAGCAGAAGAGTTTGGTGTACTAAAGTCTTATGGAGGTAAATCTCTTCATGAACAATCTCATGGTGAAGCCTTCCTTGCCACATTGATGCACAAGCTCACCGGCAATGGATTGTACCTCCTTGACGAACCCGAAGCGGCATTGTCACCAGCGAGACAGTTGACGGCCTTAAGCCTGATTCATCAGTTGGTACTTCAGGATTCTCAGTTTATCATTGCCACACACTCGCCCATCATCATGGCATACCCCAATGCGCGCATCTATGAATTCAGCGCAGAAGGTATCAAAGAGATCAACTATGAAGAGACGGACCACTATCTGATCACAAAATCATTTTTGGAAAATCCAGAATTGAGTCTGAAGTTGCTAATGGAGAATGAGGAGGATTGA
- the asnS gene encoding asparagine--tRNA ligase has protein sequence MAKRTRIKDIFTVATSRQYTVMGWVRTFRNNQFIALNDGSCLANLQVVVDFENWDAALLKRITTGAALHIEGKLIASQGKGQTVELVAEKIHILGDCDPEIYPLQPKKHSLEFLREIAHLRFRTNTFSAISRVKQTLFYGIHKFFNDRDFVNVHSPIITGSDAEGAGEMFQVTTLDLNKLPQNDDGSINYKEDFFGKATNLTVSGQLEAELAALALGSVYTFGPTFRAEKSNTPRHLAEFWMMEPEVAFNDLHDNMDLAEDMLKFLIQYALDHCVEDLAFLEQRLIDDEKTKPQAERSEMTLIEKLKFCLEHPFERLTYTEAIEILKNSTPNKKGKFQYPIEKWGADLQSEHERYLVEKHFKKPVILTNYPADIKAFYMRQDDPKDGVPGPTVSAMDILFPGIGEIIGGSQREERLDLLVRRMNEMHIPAEEMSWFLDTRRFGTVPHAGFGLGFERLVLFVTGMTNIRDVIPFPRFPGNAEF, from the coding sequence ATGGCTAAGAGAACCCGAATAAAAGATATTTTCACAGTGGCAACATCAAGGCAATATACGGTCATGGGTTGGGTCCGTACCTTCAGAAATAACCAGTTTATAGCCCTCAATGATGGATCTTGTCTTGCAAACCTACAGGTAGTGGTTGATTTTGAAAACTGGGATGCGGCATTGCTTAAAAGAATAACCACCGGTGCTGCTTTGCACATAGAAGGAAAGCTGATAGCTTCTCAGGGCAAGGGGCAGACAGTGGAGTTGGTAGCTGAAAAAATACACATTCTGGGAGACTGCGATCCTGAAATATATCCTCTGCAGCCGAAAAAACATAGCCTGGAGTTTTTAAGAGAAATTGCCCACCTGAGATTCAGGACCAACACATTCAGTGCTATATCCAGAGTGAAACAAACTCTTTTTTATGGGATTCACAAGTTTTTTAATGATCGTGATTTTGTCAATGTGCACTCTCCTATCATTACAGGTAGTGATGCCGAAGGTGCAGGAGAGATGTTTCAAGTGACCACTTTGGATTTGAATAAACTACCACAAAACGATGACGGTAGCATCAATTACAAAGAGGATTTCTTCGGCAAGGCGACCAATCTCACGGTTTCGGGACAGCTGGAAGCTGAGTTGGCTGCACTGGCTTTGGGTAGTGTTTATACTTTTGGACCAACTTTCCGCGCCGAAAAATCCAATACCCCACGACATCTAGCTGAGTTTTGGATGATGGAACCCGAGGTAGCCTTCAATGATCTCCATGACAATATGGATCTTGCTGAAGATATGTTGAAGTTTCTGATTCAGTATGCCCTTGATCACTGTGTGGAAGATCTGGCATTTTTGGAGCAAAGACTCATCGATGACGAAAAGACCAAACCACAAGCAGAGCGATCAGAGATGACACTGATCGAAAAACTAAAATTCTGTCTGGAGCATCCGTTTGAACGATTGACATATACAGAAGCCATTGAAATACTTAAAAATTCGACCCCTAATAAAAAAGGAAAATTCCAGTATCCTATCGAAAAATGGGGAGCAGACCTTCAGTCAGAGCATGAAAGATATCTGGTAGAAAAACATTTCAAAAAACCCGTCATCCTGACCAATTATCCAGCCGATATAAAGGCATTTTATATGCGACAGGACGATCCAAAAGATGGAGTACCAGGTCCGACTGTGTCAGCTATGGATATTTTATTCCCCGGTATAGGCGAGATCATAGGTGGCTCGCAGAGAGAGGAGAGACTCGACCTTTTAGTCCGACGCATGAATGAGATGCATATTCCAGCCGAGGAGATGTCATGGTTTCTGGATACCAGGAGATTTGGTACGGTGCCTCATGCCGGATTTGGATTGGGATTTGAGCGCCTTGTTCTTTTTGTGACGGGCATGACCAATATCAGAGATGTGATTCCGTTCCCTAGATTCCCCGGCAATGCGGAGTTTTAA
- a CDS encoding NAD(P)H-dependent oxidoreductase: protein MKILAFGASNSKNSINKKLAAYTASFFENADISLIDLNDFEMPIFSVDREAQSGQPQMAKEFVHLLGASDLIIISLAEHNGSYSTAFKNVFDWASRVNSKTFQGRPVILMATSSGARGGKTVLEIASNRFPFHDANVVATFSLPEFHKNFNEDSGIVHTEYKTSFDQLIEEVKSKIGS, encoded by the coding sequence ATGAAAATACTTGCATTCGGAGCTAGTAATAGCAAAAACAGTATCAATAAAAAACTTGCTGCCTACACGGCTTCATTTTTTGAAAACGCAGACATTAGTTTGATCGATCTCAATGATTTTGAGATGCCAATATTTTCGGTGGATCGGGAGGCTCAGTCGGGACAACCGCAGATGGCCAAAGAGTTTGTGCACCTACTGGGAGCATCTGATTTGATAATAATCTCTCTCGCGGAACATAATGGCAGCTATAGTACAGCATTTAAAAACGTATTTGACTGGGCATCAAGGGTCAATTCAAAGACATTTCAGGGTAGGCCTGTCATCCTGATGGCCACATCATCAGGTGCAAGAGGTGGTAAAACCGTTTTGGAAATTGCAAGCAACAGATTCCCATTCCATGATGCAAATGTCGTGGCTACTTTTTCATTGCCCGAATTCCATAAAAACTTTAATGAAGATTCAGGAATTGTTCACACAGAGTACAAAACATCCTTTGACCAACTCATAGAGGAGGTCAAATCAAAAATAGGATCCTGA
- a CDS encoding vanadium-dependent haloperoxidase yields the protein MKTKKLFYLLLVFTGLMFSISSCKKDTTDEQQETTFKAVNKFDHAVAHEWNSLFLEIERHAAGYRPCPTADVLGYIGLSAYEACITGMPEYASLAHLYSGLSVPGVQPNQEYHWPTVVNASNNFLYSRLFPDVDPSQFSKIKSLNEKNEKIFLDEAGQETFYRSKNHGEAVAAGIWEWMKGDVATFAGYKDPFKENVWREKRNEKGAWIPTVPGPGEGMFPFWHKARTLAIKSDLRVCRHYKDYVGEYSDKPGSPLYTQALEVMVQNTPSLSYQTEWVGEFWSDDLLGLTFSPPSRWIAIADQVVVNEKANLEDALLVNTKVGIALHDAAVGAWTSKYVYNLERPETYIKRLIDPNWEPNLDNPLTGDRGISPSFPAYPSGHATFGAAAAEAIASVFGYSYGMTDNCHRNRSEFSGYPRTFSSFYEMALENAWSRVPLGVHYRMDAEEGMRYGTEIGRAVNKLPWKK from the coding sequence ATGAAAACGAAAAAATTATTTTATCTATTATTGGTTTTTACCGGGTTGATGTTTAGCATTTCTTCTTGTAAAAAAGATACAACAGATGAGCAGCAAGAAACCACTTTTAAGGCAGTAAATAAGTTTGATCATGCTGTAGCTCACGAATGGAATAGTCTATTTCTGGAAATAGAGAGACATGCAGCGGGATACAGACCATGTCCGACAGCTGACGTTTTGGGTTATATCGGACTCTCCGCTTATGAAGCCTGTATTACTGGGATGCCTGAATATGCATCATTGGCACATTTATATAGCGGCCTGAGCGTACCTGGTGTACAGCCAAACCAGGAGTATCACTGGCCGACGGTAGTGAATGCATCCAACAATTTCCTATACAGTAGATTGTTTCCAGATGTAGACCCTTCTCAATTCAGCAAAATAAAGTCTCTGAATGAAAAAAATGAAAAAATATTTTTAGATGAAGCAGGACAGGAAACATTTTACAGATCAAAAAATCACGGAGAAGCAGTTGCGGCTGGAATTTGGGAATGGATGAAAGGAGATGTGGCCACTTTTGCAGGATACAAAGATCCGTTCAAAGAAAATGTATGGAGAGAAAAAAGAAATGAAAAAGGGGCTTGGATACCTACAGTACCGGGACCAGGAGAAGGTATGTTTCCTTTCTGGCATAAAGCAAGAACCCTTGCCATAAAATCCGACCTCAGAGTATGCCGCCATTACAAAGATTATGTAGGTGAATACAGTGATAAACCGGGTTCTCCGTTATATACACAGGCACTGGAAGTCATGGTGCAAAACACGCCGTCTCTTTCATATCAGACAGAATGGGTAGGTGAATTCTGGAGTGATGATTTGCTTGGCTTGACTTTTAGTCCACCATCCAGATGGATCGCCATTGCTGATCAGGTTGTAGTAAATGAAAAGGCAAACCTTGAAGATGCATTATTGGTAAACACAAAAGTGGGTATCGCACTGCATGATGCAGCCGTAGGCGCATGGACTTCCAAATATGTGTATAATCTTGAAAGACCTGAAACTTACATAAAAAGACTGATAGATCCTAACTGGGAACCCAACCTCGACAATCCGCTGACTGGTGACAGAGGTATCTCTCCTTCATTTCCAGCGTACCCATCAGGACACGCTACTTTTGGAGCTGCAGCTGCTGAAGCCATTGCCAGTGTTTTTGGCTACTCATATGGTATGACTGATAATTGTCACCGAAACAGATCTGAATTTTCAGGATATCCACGCACTTTCAGCAGTTTTTATGAAATGGCGCTGGAGAATGCATGGTCCAGAGTTCCACTAGGAGTGCATTACAGAATGGATGCTGAGGAAGGTATGAGATATGGAACAGAAATCGGAAGAGCAGTCAATAAATTGCCTTGGAAAAAATAA